The genomic stretch CGAGGCGGCCCAACGCATCGGTGGGTTTCCTTAGCTGCGCGCGGTGGCTTTCGGACCTCATAGTGGCCGATGGTGTCCGTTATTGAGGGTGAAGCCGACCTCCGGGTTGAGCACCCGGACTTCTGAGTTTGACCCGTTTCGGACATGGGCATAGCCGGACATCAGCCCACAATTCTGTTATATAAGCATTCAGTTTCCCCAAGCCGAGGGGGATGCGTCATGAGCAGCGAGCACGTAGAGCGGCGATTGGCGGCTATTCTGGCGGCGGATGTCGCGGGCTCCTGCCGCTTGATCGGGATCGACGAAGAAGGCACGCTGGCGCAACTGAAAGCTCTTCGAAAGAAGCTTTTCGATCCCAAGATCACTGATCATCGCGGACGCATCGTCAAGAATACCGGGGACGGCGCTCTCGTTGAGTTCGCCAGCGTGGTCGACGCCGTACGATGTGCCGACGAAATCCAACGCGGCGTGGCAGAAAAAAATACCGATGTGCCGCAGGACAAGCGGATCGAGCTCCGCATCGGCATTCACGTTGGTGATATTATTACCGAAGAGAACGATATCTTTGGTGACGGGGTTAATATTGCGGTGCGTCTCGAAGGCATCGCGGAGCCCGGCGGTATCTGCATTTCAGACGACACCTACCGGCAAATTCGGGGCAAGGTAGATATCGCCTTTGAAGATATGGGCCCGCAGAACCTGAAGAATATTACCGAGCCGATGCGCGCGTGGCGCGTGAGGATCAACGCTGGCGCTTCTGCGGCAGCGTCGATAACGCTGCCGACCAAGCCCATCCAAGCTCTAGCACTACCCGACAAACCTTCCATTGCGGTACTGCCCTTCCAGAACATGAGCGGCGATCCAGAGCAGGAATATTTTGCCGACGGGATCGTGGAGGACATCACCACGGCGCTATGCCGGTTTAAGGCGCTGTTCGTCATCGCCCGGAACTCGAGCTTCACATACAAGGGGCGCGCCGTCGACGTAAAGCAGGTAGGGCGCGAGCTCGGGGTGCGCTACGTGTTGGAAGGGAGCGTCCGTAAGTCGGCCAACCGGGTGCGCATCACGGGACAGCTCGTCGACAGCGCCACGGGGGCACATCTTTGGGCAGACAGGTTTGATGGTGGGCTCGGCGACATCTTCGATTTGCAGGACCAGGTGACTGAGAGCGTTGTCGGGGCGATCGCGCCGGCGGTGGAAAAAGCCGAGATCGAGCGTGCCAAGCGCAAGCCGACCGAGAGCCTTGACGCCTATGCCCTCTATTTGCGCGGGTTGGCCAAGCTTTATCAGAGTTTTGGTAACCGGCAAGCGAACGAAGAGGCGTTGCGCCTCTTCTACAGTGCGATCGAGCTCGATCCAGATTTTGCGTCCGCCTACGGCCGTGCCGCCTATTGCTACCCCTGGGCCAAAAGCGAGGGCTGGATTTCAGTCACAGGGAACGAGATTGCCGAAGTGACGAGGCTCGCTCAGCGCGCGGTTGAATTGGGAAAAGATGATGCGATGGCGCTGGCCACGAGCGGCTGGGCGCTGGCGTTTGTTGTTCGCGATCTCGAGGGAGGCGCGGCCTTAATCGATCGCGCGCTGGTGCTCAATTCCAACTTGGCCGAGGCGTGGTTTTGCGGCGGCTGGGTGAAAAATTGGCTCGGCGAGCCGAAACTGGCGATCGAGCGCTTCGCACGTGCCATGCGCCTAAGCCCACTTGATCCGTGGGCTTCAGCAATGCAGAGCGGGACCGCGCATGCCCATTTCTTCCTGGGCCGCTATGACGAAGCGGCATCGTGGGCGGCAATGGCATTGCAGGACAATCCGGATTTTCAACCTGGATTACGTATGGCCGCCGCAAGCAATGCAATGGCCGGCCGGCTTGAGCAAGCCCATAAGGCGGTGGCCCGGTTGCGGCAACTGAATCCGGCGCTGCGTGTTTCCAATCTCAAAGACGTGCTGGGCCCTTATGGACATGCCAACCTCTCGCGATACGAGGAAGGACTGCGGCAAGCCGGACTGCCCGAATGACCATCACAGCCAAGGTGCCCACACGCGGCGACAGCGTGGGAGTGCGACTTCCGCTTCATTGGCACAAAGCTGACATGCCGATGCAGTCGCCCCATGTCCGCTGTTGAGGGATCAACGGACTTGGCTGGGACACGGCTCGAAGTCTGAAAATGACCCTGGCTGTTTGAAAACGTGAAATCTTGCGAACGCTGGAGAATCTACTTCTCAGATCACGCGGCACTGGAGCTCAGTATGCTCTTCGTAGTTTCAAAAGCGGCGTCAGAAGGAGTGCTTTTCTCCGCAATTTGCGTGCCGTCGCGTTTTCACACAGCCAAGACCCATTGCCGACACTCGGTAAGTTTCGAGCTGAAGTGTCTTCCTGTCTTCTTTTGAACTTTCGGCGTTCGGTTGGGGGGGCCGCCCGCCGGAGCAAGGCCGCTGAACTTTCCAGCCAAAGGTGGGCTGGACGTGATACTATTTCTGCTACCTGCGGTGATCCGCAGAGGGTATCCCGCGCGGGAGGGAAACCCGGATGGCTTCGGATCAGATCAAGCGCAAGCTCGCTGCCATACTCGCCGCCGATATTGCCGGGTATAGCAGGCTGATGGGGGCGGACGAGGCCGGCACGCTCGCGCGCCTCAAGGAATATCGCCGAGAGCTGATCGACCCCAAGAACAAGCAGTATCGCGGTCGCGTCGTGAAAACGACGGGTGATGGCATCCTCATTGAGTTTCCGAGCGTCGTGGATGCGATATCCTGCTCGCTCGAGGTCCAGCAGGGCATGCGCGAACGCAATGCCGATATCCCTCCAGAGAAACGCATAGAGTTCCGCATTGGGATCAACCTAGGCGATGTGATTGTTGAGGGGCGCGACCTCTATGGCGACGGGGTCAACATAGCGGCGCGATTGGAGGGGCTAGCCGAGCCCGGTGGCATTTCCATATCGCAGACCGTCCTCAATCACGCACGCGGCAAGATCGCCTTTGAGTTCGAGGATCTTGGCGAGCAAGCCCTCAAGAACATCGCCCGACCCGTGCATGTTTACCGGCTGCTGCTCAATTCCAGCCGTGGCGACGTGGCATCTCGGTCTTCGGAACCACAGCTGGCCTTGCCGGACAAGCCGTCCATCGCCGTGCTGCCGTTCGAGAACATGAGCGGTGACCCCGAGCAGGAGTATTTTGCGGACGGCATGGTTGAGGAGATCATCACTGCGCTCTCGCGGTTCAAATCGTTGTTCGTAATCGCTCGCAATTCGAGCTTTACGTTCAAAGGCAAAGCCGTCGATATCAAAGAGGTCGGACGTAGGCTTGGCGTGCGTTATGTCCTTGAAGGGTCTGTGCGTAAGGCCTCGGGGAAAGTCCGCATCACCGGGCAGTTGATTGATGCCGCGACCGGAGCGCACATCTGGGCGGACAGGTTCGAGCGCGACCTGACAGATGTTTTCGCTCTTCAGGACGAGGTGACGGTCGCCGTTGTCTCGGCCATTCAGCCAAAGCTGCTTCAAACAGAAATCGAAATGGCGACGCGGCGGCGACCGGAGAACCTCACCGCCTATGATTTTTTTCTCCGCGCCATCCAGCAGTTTTACCTAGCGACCCGCGAAGGTTTGGCCGAGACGATAAGGCTGGCGCATCGCGCCTTGGAGTTGGACCCTCGGTTCGGCCTTGTTGCGGCTTGGGCAGGCGTCAGTCATATGAATAACGTCGTGCGCGGCTATGCTGACGATCCTCAATTCGAGCGCAAGGAAGCAATTCGGCTTCTTCGCTTGGCCTTGAGCATCGACGATAGTGATCCTGACACGTTGGCATGGGCTGCCGTCATCTCGGCGTTCATGGTCGGCGATAGTGAAAGTGAAATCGAAATGGCTGACCGGGCGGTCGCGCTCAACCCAAATTCATACATCGCATGGAACAGTCGAGGCTGGGTTTATGAAATCGCGGGGTTGCCCGAGGAAGCAGTCAGGAGCTTTGAACGTGCCATTCGCGTCAGCCCGGTTGACCCGCTGCTATACCTCTCGCTTGATGGGATGGGGCGTGCCTTTATTGAGCTTCGGCGTTTTGACGAGGCCATCGTCGTAGGGAAGAAAACCCAACGTCAAAGCCCCTCCTATGTGGGAGCTTACTCCTGTCTCGCGTCGGCTTTTGCCCATCTCGGACGTGACGCGGAGGCGCGTGAGGCGGCGGCTCGTCTGCTTCAGGTCGATCCCGCCTTCACAATAGCCGCGAGGATGGGTCGGCGCAGACAATCACACGTGAAGCTATTGATTGAGGGCCTTCGGAAAGCGGGGTTACCCGAATGAGCCCGGGCACGCTGCCGAAGGCGGGATAACCGGAATGACCGCTTCTGGCACGTTTGAGACATGCCGACCGCCACGATGAATGTCCGCTTCCGGTGGAAGACCGGAAAACATCTGCTCTGGTTGAGTATTTCGCATTTTGACCCAACTCGGACATTAGCGCCCGCGCATGAACAACACTGTTATCCCCGATGGTTTCGAGCGCCACTTCCGGCGGAGCCCGCTCACCGATCCTTGGGAGCCATTGTATTCAAAGCGGACGGACAAAGCCGTGATCGTGGGGTTGCGGTTGGCCAAGCCGCATACCAATGCCCACGGGCTAATTCACGGCGGGCTGATTGCGACGCTCGCCGACAACGCGATGGGTTATAGCTGCGGGCATCAATTGGGCGGGACGTATATGGTGACAATCGGGCTCACGGTGGATTTCATCGGCAGCGCGCAGGTCGGCCAATGGCTCGCCGTCGAGCCGGACGTGATCAAGACCGGCAGCACGATCTGCTTTGCGCAATGTCTTGTCAAAGCCGACGATGTCGTCATAGCGCGCGCCAATGCGACGTTCCGCGTGGTGCGTCAAATTGACCAAACGCCTGCCTCGGGTGGGCGGCCTTAGCCTCAACGATTTCGCCCCGCCGCATACTGTAGCGTAGATCCAACCCCAATAAAGGAGCGCGCTGATGCCTGCCATGCACGAGACAAACCTCGACGGACGCGTCGCGATCGTTACCGGATCGGGACAGAACATTGGCGCAGCCATTGCGCGCCGGCTCGCGGAGGCAGGCGCGGCCGTTGTGGTCAACGGCCATACGTCACGCGAGAATGTCGAGCGCACTGTTTCCGAGATTCGGGAAGCCGGCGGGCGCGCCGTCGGCATCATGGCCGATGTCTCGGACCCGAAGGATGTCGGGCGTCTCGTCGCGGAAGCCAATGCGGCCTTCGGGCCGGTGGACATTGCCGTCTCGAATGTCGGGCGGCGATTGCTCAAGCCGTTCGAGTCGATCAGCATCGAGGATTGGGACTGGGCAATCCGGACCAACCTCTCATCCTGCTTCTATCTCGCGCATCACTTGATCCCGGCGATGAGGGACCGGATGTGGGGCCGAGTAATCCACGTGTCCGGGTTCGACGGTTTCACAGGTCATATCGTCAATCGCGCCTACAACATCGCTGCAAAGGCAGGGATGCACGGCTTCTCGAAGGCGCTCGGGCGCGAGCTCGGACCGTTCGGCATCACGGCAAATACGGTCGTGCCCGGTGCGATCGATACTGAACGCGACTGGAGTCAGTATCCAGGGAGGAACGTCGAGGCGACAAGGAACGCAATCCCGGTGCGCAGAATCGGCCATGTAGACGATATCGCCTATGCATGCGTCTATCTCTGCACCACAGGTAGCTTCGTCAACGGGCAGGCCATCCATCTGAACGGCGGCCAGTACATGTTCTGAAGCCGGCAGACGACGCCTCGCACAAGCCCATCGACAGCGGCCTTGTGACAAACCTCGCGCGGCCGGGCGGCAACCTCACGGGCTTTTGGTCTTTCGAACCGGATATGGGCCGCAAGTGGCTCAGCGTGCTCAAGGAGACCGCAGCAAATATGCGCCGGGTGGGGGTGCTATTCGGTTCGGACACCCCGATCGATCTGGCAATGATGCGTTCTGCCGAGGCGGTCGCACGAGCGCTCGGGATCACGATCGCGGGCGTCACCCCTGACACCACACCACAAGGTCGACCGCTCCCGCCAGAGGGGAGCCGTGGGTGGGTGCTGCCGATCTACTCGATGCCGGGGTCGAGAAATATTGATCCCCGCTCGTCCAAAGGGACCCGCATTTTTGCGCGGTTATTTTTCCGTTCGGTTCTCCGCGCACTTCCCTTATTTTATTTTTTCCTTGAGCCTCTGCCGAGCCCGCTGATCGCTTTGACCGTTCGCCGCACTTCGGCACCGGAGCCGTCGGAATAACGCACAGGCGACGTTCCGGCCGCGATGCCCGCCCGCCCGCGCGGCCAAGGCGCAGTTCTCGTAATAGAACTGCCTGCCGATCATCGACCGCGCCGAGAT from Bradyrhizobium sp. Ash2021 encodes the following:
- a CDS encoding adenylate/guanylate cyclase domain-containing protein translates to MASDQIKRKLAAILAADIAGYSRLMGADEAGTLARLKEYRRELIDPKNKQYRGRVVKTTGDGILIEFPSVVDAISCSLEVQQGMRERNADIPPEKRIEFRIGINLGDVIVEGRDLYGDGVNIAARLEGLAEPGGISISQTVLNHARGKIAFEFEDLGEQALKNIARPVHVYRLLLNSSRGDVASRSSEPQLALPDKPSIAVLPFENMSGDPEQEYFADGMVEEIITALSRFKSLFVIARNSSFTFKGKAVDIKEVGRRLGVRYVLEGSVRKASGKVRITGQLIDAATGAHIWADRFERDLTDVFALQDEVTVAVVSAIQPKLLQTEIEMATRRRPENLTAYDFFLRAIQQFYLATREGLAETIRLAHRALELDPRFGLVAAWAGVSHMNNVVRGYADDPQFERKEAIRLLRLALSIDDSDPDTLAWAAVISAFMVGDSESEIEMADRAVALNPNSYIAWNSRGWVYEIAGLPEEAVRSFERAIRVSPVDPLLYLSLDGMGRAFIELRRFDEAIVVGKKTQRQSPSYVGAYSCLASAFAHLGRDAEAREAAARLLQVDPAFTIAARMGRRRQSHVKLLIEGLRKAGLPE
- a CDS encoding adenylate/guanylate cyclase domain-containing protein produces the protein MSSEHVERRLAAILAADVAGSCRLIGIDEEGTLAQLKALRKKLFDPKITDHRGRIVKNTGDGALVEFASVVDAVRCADEIQRGVAEKNTDVPQDKRIELRIGIHVGDIITEENDIFGDGVNIAVRLEGIAEPGGICISDDTYRQIRGKVDIAFEDMGPQNLKNITEPMRAWRVRINAGASAAASITLPTKPIQALALPDKPSIAVLPFQNMSGDPEQEYFADGIVEDITTALCRFKALFVIARNSSFTYKGRAVDVKQVGRELGVRYVLEGSVRKSANRVRITGQLVDSATGAHLWADRFDGGLGDIFDLQDQVTESVVGAIAPAVEKAEIERAKRKPTESLDAYALYLRGLAKLYQSFGNRQANEEALRLFYSAIELDPDFASAYGRAAYCYPWAKSEGWISVTGNEIAEVTRLAQRAVELGKDDAMALATSGWALAFVVRDLEGGAALIDRALVLNSNLAEAWFCGGWVKNWLGEPKLAIERFARAMRLSPLDPWASAMQSGTAHAHFFLGRYDEAASWAAMALQDNPDFQPGLRMAAASNAMAGRLEQAHKAVARLRQLNPALRVSNLKDVLGPYGHANLSRYEEGLRQAGLPE
- a CDS encoding PaaI family thioesterase, which codes for MNNTVIPDGFERHFRRSPLTDPWEPLYSKRTDKAVIVGLRLAKPHTNAHGLIHGGLIATLADNAMGYSCGHQLGGTYMVTIGLTVDFIGSAQVGQWLAVEPDVIKTGSTICFAQCLVKADDVVIARANATFRVVRQIDQTPASGGRP
- a CDS encoding SDR family oxidoreductase: MPAMHETNLDGRVAIVTGSGQNIGAAIARRLAEAGAAVVVNGHTSRENVERTVSEIREAGGRAVGIMADVSDPKDVGRLVAEANAAFGPVDIAVSNVGRRLLKPFESISIEDWDWAIRTNLSSCFYLAHHLIPAMRDRMWGRVIHVSGFDGFTGHIVNRAYNIAAKAGMHGFSKALGRELGPFGITANTVVPGAIDTERDWSQYPGRNVEATRNAIPVRRIGHVDDIAYACVYLCTTGSFVNGQAIHLNGGQYMF